One stretch of Musicola paradisiaca NCPPB 2511 DNA includes these proteins:
- a CDS encoding MdtB/MuxB family multidrug efflux RND transporter permease subunit, whose product MQESSPIHGGGPSRLFILRPVATTLLMVAILLAGLVGYRALPVSALPEVDYPTIQVVTLYPGASPDVMTSSVTAPLEHQFGSMSGLKQMSSQSSAGASVITLQFQLTLSLDVAEQDVQAAINAATNLLPTDLPFPPTYNKVNPADPPIMTLAVTSTAMPMTQVQDMLETRIAQKISQVEGVGLVTLAGGQRPSVRVKLNAGALASFGLSSESVRTAITAANVNTPKGSFDGPTRSVTLSANDQIRSVDDYRQLIITWKNNAPVRLQDVATVEQAPENTKLAAWANQNQAIILNIQRQPGANVIATADHIRNLLPTLQASLPKSVNVTLLADRTTTIRASVDDVQFELLLAIALVVMVIYLFLRNAVATLIPSIAVPLSLVGTFAAMYFLGFSVNNLTLMALTIATGFVVDDAIVVIENIARYIEKGEKPLDAALKGAGEIGFTIISLTFSLIAVLIPLLFMGDIIGRLFREFAVTLAVSILISAIVSLTLTPMMCARLLNHEALAHQNRFTRASERFFDWVIAAYGRGLTRVLSHPWITLSVAIGTLVLTVLLYIVIPKGFFPIQDNGIIQGTVQAAQTISFNSMVDKQHQVTDAILKDPTVESVSSFIGVDGTNPSLNSGRLQINLKPFSERSERVQTIIDRLQQQAAAIPGVQLYLQPVQDLTIDTQVSRTQYQFTLQTMSLDELGVWVPKLTAELQKLPQLQDVSSDWQDGAAVAYVKVDRDNASRLGITMSQIDSALYNAFGQRLISTIYTQSNQYRVVLEQHSPNKTGLDPLHDIRLVNSTGGVVPLDSIATIEERNGTLAVNHIDQFPSSTISFNVAPGYALGDAVKAIETTQQQMQLPSDIITRFQGSTLAFQAALTSTIWLVVAAIVAMYIVLGVLYESFIHPVTILSTLPTAGVGALLALMISGSDLNIIAIIGIILLIGIVKKNAIMMIDFALAAEREHGMSPYQAIYQACLLRFRPILMTTMAALLSAVPLMFSTGVGAELRRPLGICMVGGLVMSQVLTLFTTPVIYLLFDRLAHRLRRPRPQEGEAQ is encoded by the coding sequence ATGCAGGAAAGCTCGCCGATTCACGGCGGCGGCCCGTCGCGCCTGTTTATCCTCAGGCCGGTCGCCACCACCCTGCTGATGGTCGCCATTCTGCTGGCGGGTCTGGTGGGGTACCGCGCACTGCCGGTATCCGCGCTGCCCGAAGTCGATTACCCGACCATCCAGGTTGTGACGCTCTATCCAGGCGCCAGCCCGGATGTCATGACCTCGTCGGTCACTGCACCGCTTGAACACCAGTTCGGCAGCATGTCCGGGCTCAAACAGATGTCGAGCCAGAGTTCTGCGGGCGCGTCCGTCATCACACTGCAATTCCAGCTTACCCTGTCGCTGGACGTCGCGGAGCAGGATGTGCAGGCGGCGATCAATGCCGCCACCAATCTGCTGCCGACCGACCTGCCCTTCCCGCCGACTTACAACAAAGTCAACCCGGCGGATCCACCGATCATGACGCTGGCGGTCACGTCCACCGCCATGCCCATGACGCAGGTGCAGGATATGCTTGAAACCCGCATCGCGCAGAAAATCTCCCAGGTCGAAGGGGTAGGTCTGGTGACACTGGCGGGCGGCCAACGGCCGTCAGTACGGGTGAAGTTGAATGCGGGCGCGCTGGCTTCCTTCGGGCTGAGCAGCGAATCGGTGCGTACCGCCATCACCGCCGCCAACGTCAACACGCCGAAAGGCAGTTTTGATGGCCCGACCCGTTCGGTCACGTTGTCCGCCAACGACCAAATTCGTTCGGTGGATGACTACCGCCAGTTGATTATCACCTGGAAGAACAACGCCCCGGTACGGCTACAGGATGTCGCCACCGTCGAACAGGCGCCGGAAAACACCAAACTGGCGGCCTGGGCTAATCAAAATCAGGCCATCATTCTCAATATTCAACGGCAGCCGGGCGCCAACGTTATCGCCACCGCGGATCATATCCGTAATCTGTTGCCGACCTTGCAAGCCAGCTTACCCAAATCCGTCAACGTCACGCTGCTGGCGGATCGCACAACCACCATTCGCGCCTCGGTAGACGATGTTCAATTCGAGCTGTTGTTGGCGATCGCGCTGGTGGTGATGGTGATTTACCTGTTTCTGCGCAATGCGGTAGCGACGCTGATCCCCAGCATCGCCGTGCCGCTGTCGCTGGTGGGCACCTTTGCCGCCATGTACTTCCTCGGGTTTTCCGTTAATAACCTGACGTTAATGGCGCTGACCATCGCCACCGGCTTCGTGGTGGATGATGCGATCGTGGTGATCGAGAACATCGCCCGTTATATCGAAAAAGGCGAAAAACCGCTGGATGCGGCGCTGAAAGGCGCCGGAGAGATTGGCTTTACGATTATTTCACTGACCTTCTCGCTGATCGCAGTGCTGATTCCGCTGCTGTTCATGGGCGATATCATCGGCCGACTGTTTCGTGAATTCGCCGTCACCCTGGCCGTCTCGATTCTGATCTCCGCGATCGTTTCGCTGACGTTGACGCCCATGATGTGCGCTCGCTTACTCAATCATGAAGCGCTTGCTCATCAAAACAGGTTTACTCGTGCCAGTGAACGTTTCTTCGACTGGGTGATTGCCGCTTACGGTCGCGGCCTGACACGGGTACTCAGCCATCCGTGGATAACGCTTAGCGTGGCTATCGGCACGCTGGTATTAACCGTTCTGCTGTATATCGTCATCCCCAAAGGATTTTTCCCGATTCAGGACAACGGTATCATCCAGGGGACAGTGCAGGCGGCGCAGACGATCTCGTTTAACAGCATGGTGGACAAGCAACATCAAGTCACCGACGCCATCCTGAAAGATCCGACCGTCGAGAGCGTCTCGTCATTCATCGGCGTTGATGGCACCAACCCATCGCTCAATAGTGGTCGCTTGCAGATTAACCTCAAGCCGTTCAGCGAACGCAGTGAGCGCGTACAAACCATCATCGATCGATTGCAACAGCAAGCCGCGGCGATTCCCGGCGTTCAACTCTACCTGCAACCGGTACAAGACCTGACTATCGACACCCAGGTCAGCCGCACCCAATATCAGTTCACCTTGCAAACCATGTCGCTGGATGAATTGGGCGTCTGGGTACCCAAGCTGACCGCCGAGCTACAAAAACTGCCGCAATTGCAGGATGTCAGCAGCGACTGGCAGGACGGCGCCGCGGTAGCTTACGTCAAGGTTGACCGCGACAACGCCAGCCGGCTGGGCATTACCATGTCGCAGATCGACAGCGCCCTGTATAACGCCTTCGGCCAGCGGCTAATTTCCACCATCTATACCCAATCCAACCAATATCGCGTGGTTCTGGAACAGCACTCACCCAACAAAACCGGGTTGGATCCGTTGCACGATATCCGGTTGGTGAACAGTACCGGCGGCGTCGTACCGTTGGATAGCATTGCAACGATTGAAGAGCGCAACGGTACGTTGGCGGTCAACCATATCGACCAGTTCCCGTCCAGCACCATCTCTTTCAACGTCGCGCCGGGTTACGCGCTGGGTGATGCCGTCAAGGCGATTGAAACCACCCAGCAGCAGATGCAGTTGCCGTCGGATATCATCACCCGCTTCCAGGGCAGCACGCTGGCGTTCCAGGCTGCGCTGACCAGCACCATCTGGCTGGTAGTGGCGGCGATCGTGGCGATGTACATCGTCTTGGGCGTCTTGTACGAAAGCTTTATCCATCCGGTCACTATCCTGTCCACGCTGCCCACTGCGGGCGTCGGCGCCTTGCTGGCGCTGATGATCTCGGGCAGCGATCTGAACATCATCGCCATCATCGGCATTATTTTGCTGATCGGTATCGTGAAGAAAAACGCCATCATGATGATCGATTTTGCGCTGGCCGCCGAGCGTGAGCACGGCATGAGTCCGTATCAGGCGATCTATCAGGCGTGTCTGTTGCGTTTCCGCCCGATTCTGATGACCACCATGGCGGCACTGCTCAGCGCCGTACCCTTGATGTTCAGCACCGGCGTCGGCGCCGAACTGCGGCGTCCGTTGGGGATCTGTATGGTCGGCGGGTTGGTGATGAGCCAGGTGCTGACATTGTTCACGACGCCGGTGATCTATCTGCTGTTTGATCGCCTGGCGCATCGTCTACGCCGTCCCCGTCCGCAGGAAGGAGAGGCGCAGTGA
- the mdtD gene encoding MFS transporter: MTDSPAAVRWQLWIVAFGFFMQTLDTTIVNTALPSMAVSLNESPLHMHAVIVAYVLTVAMVLPASGWLADRLGVRNVFLSAILLFSLGSLLCARSETLNELLLSRVAQGIGGAMMVPIGRLTVMKLVPRDQYMAAMTFVTLPGQIGPLMGPSLGGFLVQYASWHWIFLINIPVGIIGAIATGLLMPNFTMPARRFDLRGFFCLVVCMATLTLALDGQKSLGFSPAMITALIGTGSLALAGYWLHARHNEQALFNLRLFNTHSFTIGLFGGWLARIGSGMLPFMTPVFLQLGLGYSPFHAGLMMIPLVMGNMGMKRLVVKIVNRFGYRNVLIASTLMLAIASLLFALVAMMNWRWLMPCVLFIVGMVNGIRFSTMNTLTLKDLPDDLASGGNSLLSMSMQLSTSMGVSIAGLLLGLFAHQHLVAGTAETNIIFLYTYLCMAAVMAFPALIFSRAPADILQQATLPRRS, encoded by the coding sequence ATGACCGACTCGCCTGCTGCCGTTCGCTGGCAACTGTGGATCGTGGCCTTCGGCTTTTTCATGCAGACACTGGATACCACCATCGTCAACACGGCATTACCGTCGATGGCGGTCAGCCTGAACGAAAGTCCGCTACATATGCACGCGGTGATTGTCGCCTATGTGCTGACCGTCGCCATGGTGCTGCCCGCCAGCGGTTGGCTGGCGGATAGACTCGGTGTGCGCAATGTATTTTTATCCGCCATCCTGTTGTTCAGCCTCGGCTCGCTGCTGTGCGCCCGTTCGGAAACCCTCAACGAACTGTTGCTATCGCGCGTGGCGCAGGGGATCGGCGGCGCGATGATGGTGCCCATCGGCCGGTTGACCGTGATGAAACTGGTGCCCAGAGATCAGTACATGGCGGCGATGACCTTCGTGACCCTACCAGGGCAGATCGGCCCGTTGATGGGGCCGTCGCTCGGCGGTTTTCTGGTGCAGTACGCCAGCTGGCACTGGATCTTCCTGATCAATATTCCGGTGGGCATTATCGGCGCCATCGCCACCGGGCTGCTGATGCCCAATTTCACCATGCCCGCCCGACGCTTCGACCTGCGTGGTTTTTTCTGTTTAGTCGTCTGTATGGCGACCTTGACGCTGGCGTTGGATGGGCAAAAAAGCCTGGGTTTTTCGCCCGCGATGATCACCGCGCTGATCGGCACCGGCAGCCTGGCGCTGGCGGGTTACTGGCTGCACGCCAGACACAACGAACAGGCGCTGTTCAACCTGCGGCTGTTCAACACTCACAGCTTTACCATCGGGTTGTTCGGCGGCTGGCTGGCGCGCATCGGCAGCGGCATGTTGCCCTTTATGACGCCGGTCTTCCTGCAACTCGGCCTGGGTTACTCGCCGTTCCATGCCGGCCTGATGATGATCCCGCTGGTGATGGGCAATATGGGGATGAAACGACTGGTGGTGAAGATCGTCAACCGTTTCGGGTATCGCAACGTGCTGATCGCCTCGACGCTGATGTTGGCGATCGCGTCCCTCCTGTTCGCGCTGGTGGCGATGATGAACTGGCGCTGGCTGATGCCTTGCGTGCTGTTTATAGTCGGTATGGTCAACGGCATTCGTTTCTCCACCATGAATACCCTGACGCTGAAAGACCTGCCGGATGACCTTGCCAGCGGCGGCAACAGCCTGCTGTCGATGTCGATGCAGTTGTCCACCAGCATGGGGGTCAGTATCGCCGGCCTGCTGTTGGGGCTGTTCGCGCACCAGCATCTGGTCGCCGGAACGGCGGAAACCAATATCATCTTCCTCTATACCTATCTGTGTATGGCGGCCGTCATGGCGTTTCCGGCGTTGATATTCAGCCGGGCGCCCGCCGACATTCTGCAACAGGCAACATTGCCGCGTCGTTCATGA
- the mdtC gene encoding multidrug efflux RND transporter permease subunit MdtC, whose translation MKFFALFIQRPVATTLLALAITLCGVLGYRLLPVSPLPQVDFPVIAVTATLSGASPETMASSVATPLERSLGRIAGINEMTSMSSLGSTRIILQFALDRDINGAARDVQAAINAAQSLLPSNMASRPYYRKVNPSDAPIVILTLTSDTYGPGQLYDYASTQIAQRVSQIEGVGDVTIGGSSLPAVRVSLNPQALFNQGVSLDEVRQSIAQANVRQPVGSLDNGDIHYQIQTNDELKTADAYRSLIVHYNNGAPVRLSDVAGVRDSVQNVLNAGMTNAKPAVLILIRRAPDANIISTVDNIRASLPELRTLLPASINMEVAQDRSPTIRASLRDVERSLTIAVSLVILVVFLFLRSGRATLIPAIAVPVSLIGTFAAMYLCGFSLNNLSLMALTVATGFVVDDAIVVLENISRHIEAGMKPLQASLQGVREVGFTVVSMSLSLIAVFIPLLLMSGLPGRLFREFSVTLSVAILISLLVSITLTPMMCSRLLRAHPVRSQPRKRGFNRVLLSVQQGYGRSLRWVLNHSRWVLMVLLGTIALSVWLYISIPKTFFPEQDTGRLMGFIQADQSISFQAMKGKLQDFMKIVRDDPAVDNVTGFTGGMRTNSGSMFISLKPLSERDVTAQQVITRLREKLSKEPGANLYLMAVQDVRIGGREANAGYQYSLLSDDLAVLRSWEPKIRDALSKLPQLADVSSDQQDKGAEMMLEYDRDAIARLGISVASVNALLNDAFGQRQISTIYQPMNQYKVVMEVDSAYTQDPSSLEKMFVINSDGKPIPLSFFAHWRPANTPLAVNHQGLSAAATIAFNLPDGASLSDATDAIQRTMTALGVPSSIRGQFAGTALAFQQSQHSQVILIIAAIITVYIVLGILYENYVHPLTILSTLPSAGVGALMALELFGKPFSLIALIGIMLLIGIVKKNAIMMVDFAQVAQREGKLSAQEAIFRACMLRFRPIMMTTMAALFGALPLVLGSGDGAELRQPLGITIVGGLVMSQLLTLYTTPVVYLFFDRLRRRSGTQTETGLTQAEPGE comes from the coding sequence GTGAAGTTCTTCGCACTGTTCATCCAACGGCCGGTCGCCACCACGCTGTTGGCGCTGGCGATTACCCTGTGCGGCGTGCTTGGCTACCGGCTATTGCCGGTATCGCCGCTGCCTCAGGTGGATTTTCCGGTTATCGCAGTGACGGCAACCCTGTCGGGCGCCTCGCCGGAAACCATGGCGTCATCGGTGGCGACCCCGCTGGAACGATCGCTGGGACGTATTGCCGGCATCAATGAAATGACCTCCATGAGTTCGCTGGGCAGTACCCGCATCATTCTGCAATTTGCCCTGGATCGCGATATCAACGGCGCCGCCCGCGATGTCCAGGCCGCCATCAACGCCGCGCAAAGCTTATTGCCCAGCAACATGGCGAGCCGCCCCTATTATCGCAAGGTCAATCCATCCGACGCGCCGATCGTGATTCTGACGCTGACCTCCGATACCTACGGCCCAGGCCAGCTCTATGACTACGCCTCCACCCAAATCGCCCAGCGCGTCTCGCAAATCGAAGGGGTGGGTGATGTCACCATCGGCGGCAGTTCCCTGCCCGCCGTTCGGGTATCGCTGAACCCACAGGCGTTATTCAATCAGGGGGTATCGCTGGACGAAGTCCGCCAGTCCATCGCTCAGGCCAACGTGCGTCAGCCGGTGGGGAGTCTGGACAACGGCGACATCCACTACCAGATTCAGACCAACGATGAATTGAAGACCGCCGATGCCTATCGTTCGTTGATTGTTCATTACAACAACGGCGCGCCGGTACGTCTCAGCGATGTCGCCGGCGTCAGGGATTCGGTACAGAACGTCCTGAACGCCGGGATGACCAACGCCAAACCGGCGGTGTTGATCCTGATCCGACGCGCGCCGGACGCCAATATCATCTCCACCGTCGATAATATCCGCGCCTCATTGCCGGAATTACGCACACTGTTGCCCGCGTCCATCAACATGGAGGTCGCACAGGATCGCTCCCCCACGATTCGTGCGTCACTACGTGATGTGGAGCGCTCGCTGACGATCGCCGTTTCGCTGGTGATTCTGGTGGTGTTTCTGTTCCTGCGTTCCGGCCGCGCCACGCTGATACCGGCCATCGCCGTGCCGGTGTCGCTGATCGGTACATTTGCCGCCATGTATCTCTGCGGTTTCAGCCTCAACAACTTATCGCTGATGGCGCTGACCGTCGCCACCGGCTTTGTGGTGGATGACGCTATCGTCGTGCTGGAAAACATTTCCCGCCACATCGAAGCCGGTATGAAACCGTTGCAGGCCTCACTGCAAGGGGTGCGGGAAGTGGGTTTTACCGTGGTGTCCATGAGTCTGTCGCTGATCGCAGTGTTTATTCCGCTGCTGCTGATGAGTGGGCTGCCGGGGCGCCTGTTTCGCGAATTTTCCGTCACGCTGTCGGTCGCGATCCTGATCTCTCTGCTGGTGTCCATCACCCTGACGCCCATGATGTGCTCCCGTCTGCTGCGTGCCCACCCGGTGCGCAGCCAGCCGCGCAAGCGCGGTTTCAACCGCGTGCTGCTGAGCGTGCAGCAAGGCTATGGCCGTTCGCTGCGATGGGTATTGAATCACTCGCGCTGGGTTCTGATGGTGCTGCTGGGTACCATCGCTCTGAGTGTCTGGCTGTACATCAGCATTCCCAAGACCTTCTTCCCGGAGCAGGACACCGGGCGCCTGATGGGGTTCATCCAGGCGGATCAGAGCATTTCGTTCCAGGCGATGAAGGGCAAGTTGCAGGACTTTATGAAAATCGTGCGGGACGATCCGGCGGTAGATAATGTCACCGGCTTTACCGGCGGGATGCGTACCAATAGCGGCTCGATGTTTATCAGTCTCAAGCCCTTGTCCGAACGCGACGTCACCGCCCAGCAGGTGATTACCCGTCTACGCGAAAAACTCTCGAAAGAACCGGGCGCCAACCTGTATCTGATGGCGGTACAGGATGTACGTATCGGCGGCCGCGAAGCCAACGCCGGCTATCAATATTCCCTGTTGTCCGATGATCTGGCGGTGCTGCGCAGTTGGGAGCCTAAAATTCGCGACGCACTGAGTAAGTTGCCGCAATTGGCCGACGTCAGTTCCGATCAGCAGGATAAAGGGGCGGAAATGATGCTGGAATACGATCGTGACGCCATCGCACGTCTCGGCATCAGCGTTGCCAGCGTCAACGCCTTATTGAATGACGCCTTCGGCCAGCGCCAGATCTCCACCATTTACCAGCCGATGAACCAGTACAAAGTGGTGATGGAGGTGGATTCCGCCTACACCCAGGATCCGTCATCACTGGAAAAAATGTTTGTGATCAACAGTGATGGCAAACCGATACCGCTGTCGTTTTTCGCCCACTGGCGGCCGGCCAACACGCCGCTGGCGGTGAACCATCAAGGGTTGTCGGCGGCGGCCACCATCGCCTTCAACCTGCCGGACGGCGCCAGCCTGTCGGACGCGACCGACGCCATCCAGCGCACCATGACCGCGCTGGGGGTGCCCTCTTCGATCCGTGGTCAATTCGCCGGTACCGCGCTGGCGTTCCAGCAGTCGCAGCATTCTCAGGTGATCCTGATCATCGCCGCGATCATTACGGTGTATATCGTGCTGGGGATTCTGTACGAAAACTACGTCCATCCGCTGACGATCCTCTCCACCCTGCCCTCCGCCGGCGTGGGCGCGCTGATGGCGCTGGAGCTGTTCGGCAAACCGTTCAGCCTGATTGCGCTCATCGGTATCATGCTGCTGATCGGGATTGTGAAGAAGAACGCCATCATGATGGTGGATTTTGCTCAGGTGGCGCAGCGTGAGGGAAAACTGTCGGCGCAGGAGGCGATTTTCCGCGCCTGCATGTTGCGTTTCCGGCCAATCATGATGACCACCATGGCGGCGCTGTTCGGCGCACTGCCACTGGTTCTGGGCAGCGGCGACGGCGCGGAACTGCGGCAGCCGCTGGGAATCACGATTGTCGGTGGGCTGGTGATGAGCCAGCTGCTGACGCTGTATACGACGCCGGTGGTCTATCTGTTTTTCGATCGCCTGCGTCGGCGTTCCGGCACACAGACCGAAACCGGGCTCACCCAGGCCGAGCCCGGCGAATAG
- the baeR gene encoding envelope stress response regulator BaeR — protein sequence MTATSAAPATDDTLPVLIVEDEPKLGQLLVDYLQASGYATHWLTQGNDVEPWVRAHPCRLVLLDLMLPGRDGLSLCQAIRGFSNVPIIMVTARTEEIDRLLGLEIGADDYICKPYSPREVVARVKTLLRRCHWQSEPTAVTDRPALLIDQYRYQASYLGRNLDLTPAEFRLLRILSAEPNRVFSREQLLDNLYDDYRVVTDRTIDSHIKNLRRKLEQFDQETSFIRTVYGIGYRWEAAASQEV from the coding sequence ATGACTGCGACATCCGCCGCTCCAGCCACCGATGACACATTGCCGGTACTGATCGTGGAAGATGAACCCAAACTTGGCCAGTTGCTGGTGGATTACCTACAGGCATCCGGCTATGCGACACACTGGTTGACCCAGGGTAATGATGTCGAGCCCTGGGTCAGGGCGCATCCTTGCCGCCTGGTGCTGCTGGATCTGATGCTGCCCGGCCGCGATGGGCTGTCTTTGTGTCAGGCGATACGCGGTTTCTCCAATGTGCCCATCATCATGGTCACGGCACGGACGGAAGAGATCGATCGCTTGCTGGGGCTGGAGATCGGCGCTGACGACTATATCTGTAAACCCTACAGCCCGCGCGAAGTGGTGGCCAGAGTCAAAACCCTGTTGCGCCGCTGCCATTGGCAATCGGAGCCTACCGCCGTCACCGATCGCCCTGCATTGTTGATCGACCAATACCGTTATCAGGCCAGCTATCTGGGCCGCAATCTCGATTTAACGCCCGCCGAATTCCGGTTACTGAGAATTCTCTCCGCCGAGCCTAATCGGGTATTTTCCCGCGAACAGTTGCTGGACAACCTGTACGACGACTACCGCGTCGTCACCGATCGCACCATCGACAGCCACATCAAGAATCTGCGTCGCAAACTGGAGCAGTTCGATCAGGAAACGTCATTTATCCGCACCGTCTACGGTATCGGCTACCGCTGGGAAGCGGCCGCCAGTCAGGAGGTGTAA
- a CDS encoding glutathione S-transferase family protein, with protein MSGLVNGKWVDGDVAAEEIKNGAFHRQETRFRETALVPEAGRYQLFVSYLCPWASRTLIFRALKGLESIVAVSVAEPTIGEQGWEFRTPQDAGERLEPVRYVHQLYTASDAHYTGKVSVPVLWDRNTGRIVNNESSDIIRILNQAFDALTGNRLDLYPTERQADIDRWNTLIYDNINNGVYKTGFAKTQEHYDAAVTALFNALDTVEAHLATHRYLAGDTLTEADWRLFVTLVRFDTAYHGAFKCNIRRLEDYPHLSGYLRELYQWPGISETVNLPHIKAGYYSIRWLNPTGIVPKGPTVDFTRPHLRDRVGPSAGILSR; from the coding sequence ATGTCGGGTTTGGTAAACGGAAAATGGGTGGATGGCGATGTCGCGGCGGAGGAGATCAAAAACGGTGCGTTTCACCGCCAGGAGACCCGATTCCGGGAGACGGCATTAGTCCCGGAAGCCGGGCGTTATCAGCTTTTTGTTTCCTACCTCTGCCCCTGGGCGTCGCGGACACTGATTTTCCGTGCGTTGAAGGGGCTGGAATCCATCGTCGCCGTCTCCGTTGCTGAACCCACGATTGGCGAACAAGGCTGGGAATTCCGTACCCCGCAAGACGCCGGGGAACGTCTCGAACCGGTGCGTTACGTGCACCAGCTCTACACCGCCAGCGATGCCCACTACACCGGCAAGGTTTCCGTGCCGGTGCTCTGGGATCGCAACACCGGCCGCATCGTTAACAATGAATCCTCGGACATTATCCGTATCCTCAATCAGGCGTTCGATGCGCTGACCGGCAACCGGCTGGATCTCTACCCCACCGAACGCCAGGCAGACATCGACCGCTGGAACACATTGATTTACGACAATATCAACAACGGCGTGTATAAAACCGGCTTTGCCAAAACCCAGGAGCATTACGACGCCGCCGTCACTGCGCTGTTCAACGCACTGGATACCGTCGAAGCCCACCTGGCGACGCACCGCTATCTGGCCGGCGATACGCTGACCGAAGCCGACTGGCGCCTGTTTGTAACCCTGGTGCGTTTCGATACCGCTTATCACGGCGCCTTCAAATGCAACATCCGCCGTCTGGAGGATTATCCGCACCTCTCGGGCTACCTGCGCGAGCTGTACCAGTGGCCGGGCATCAGCGAAACGGTCAATTTACCGCACATCAAGGCGGGTTATTACAGCATCCGCTGGCTGAATCCCACCGGGATCGTACCGAAAGGCCCGACGGTGGACTTCACCCGTCCCCACCTGCGCGATCGCGTCGGCCCTTCCGCCGGCATTCTCTCCCGCTGA
- the baeS gene encoding envelope stress sensor histidine kinase BaeS, with translation MKFGIAARQFLAIFITSMLVLIIMHFGVRISFEKGFIDYIRRSNEQRITQLKGLVEEQYQQHGSWEFLRNNERGIFSMIRSLEQSNDGALHGWRTRFWVMDTNDQRLLGPPIAIPAGSSWQPFRYKNQIVGWMVSAPIDGLTRNADISFDSQQQRTSWLIVGFSTLLAIVVTWLMSRGLLAPVKRLVDGIHQLAGGNFSARVTASGRDELGRLAQDFNQLASALEKNEQSRRAFMADVSHELRTPLAVLRGELEALQDGVRRPDASAFHSLQMEVEILTKLVNDLHQLSLSDLGALAYRKMPVAAIDLLQQSVALYRERFQHKGITLTTRFGVDENTVFGDPDRLSQLFNNLLENSLRYTDDHGRLEVETEWHPQRLMIHWRDSAPGITDEQLSLIFERFYRAENSRNRASGGSGLGLAICANIVEAHNGRLYAAHSPLGGVQITVELPLHTR, from the coding sequence ATGAAATTCGGAATCGCCGCCAGACAGTTTCTCGCTATCTTCATCACCAGCATGCTGGTGCTGATCATCATGCATTTTGGCGTGCGGATAAGTTTTGAAAAAGGCTTCATCGACTATATCCGCCGCAGCAACGAGCAGCGCATCACGCAGCTTAAAGGGTTAGTGGAAGAACAGTATCAGCAACACGGCAGTTGGGAGTTTTTGCGGAATAATGAACGCGGCATTTTTTCCATGATCCGCTCGCTGGAACAAAGCAACGATGGGGCGCTACATGGTTGGCGAACCCGATTTTGGGTCATGGACACCAATGACCAGCGTCTGCTTGGGCCGCCGATAGCGATTCCGGCAGGCAGCAGTTGGCAACCCTTCCGTTACAAAAATCAGATCGTCGGCTGGATGGTCAGCGCGCCGATCGATGGCCTGACCCGCAATGCGGATATCAGCTTTGATAGTCAGCAACAACGTACCAGTTGGTTGATTGTCGGCTTCTCCACACTGCTGGCCATCGTCGTCACCTGGCTGATGTCTCGCGGTCTGTTGGCACCGGTAAAACGGCTGGTGGACGGCATCCATCAATTGGCGGGGGGGAATTTCAGCGCCCGAGTGACCGCCAGCGGCCGCGATGAATTGGGACGTCTGGCACAGGATTTTAACCAACTGGCGTCTGCACTGGAAAAAAACGAGCAGTCGCGCCGGGCGTTCATGGCGGATGTCTCCCATGAGTTGCGCACGCCGCTGGCAGTATTGCGCGGTGAGCTGGAAGCGCTGCAGGACGGTGTCCGACGACCCGACGCCTCCGCGTTTCATTCGTTGCAGATGGAAGTGGAAATCCTGACCAAACTGGTGAATGACCTGCATCAACTGTCGTTGTCTGATCTGGGTGCGCTGGCCTACCGCAAAATGCCGGTGGCGGCCATCGACTTGTTGCAGCAATCCGTGGCGCTCTACCGGGAGCGTTTTCAGCACAAGGGCATCACGCTGACGACACGTTTCGGCGTCGACGAGAACACCGTATTCGGTGATCCGGATCGGCTCAGTCAGTTGTTCAACAATCTGCTGGAAAACAGCCTGCGCTATACTGACGATCACGGTCGGCTGGAAGTGGAAACAGAATGGCATCCTCAGCGGTTGATGATCCACTGGCGCGACAGCGCACCCGGTATCACCGACGAGCAGCTATCGCTGATTTTTGAACGTTTTTATCGTGCGGAAAACTCCCGTAACCGCGCCAGCGGCGGCTCAGGGCTGGGGCTCGCCATCTGCGCCAATATCGTCGAGGCGCATAACGGCCGGCTTTACGCCGCACACTCACCGCTCGGCGGCGTACAAATTACCGTCGAACTTCCGTTGCATACGCGCTGA